In one Chitinophaga sancti genomic region, the following are encoded:
- a CDS encoding Crp/Fnr family transcriptional regulator — protein sequence MEQLINYLLHFGQLNQQQIDLIKSRSMVKTSRKDTYYHEAGRIPREVIFLTAGIMRVCYYNNKGDEITKYFIDENNFIVDIHSYNQHIPSTEYIQAVTDCEYIVLSREVMDELSMTIITWDPIIAKITAKSLAEKVNRISPMMAEDATERYLMFLRNFPALANRIPLSYLASYLGITQSSLSRIRRNIR from the coding sequence ATGGAGCAACTAATTAATTACCTTTTACATTTTGGACAGCTGAACCAGCAGCAGATTGACTTGATTAAGAGCAGGAGCATGGTGAAGACAAGCCGAAAAGATACGTATTATCATGAGGCGGGAAGAATACCGCGGGAGGTGATCTTTTTAACAGCAGGGATCATGCGGGTTTGCTATTACAATAATAAAGGTGATGAAATTACGAAGTACTTCATTGATGAAAATAATTTCATCGTGGATATTCATAGTTATAATCAACATATTCCCTCTACAGAATATATACAGGCTGTTACAGACTGTGAATATATCGTATTATCCAGGGAGGTGATGGACGAATTGTCTATGACCATCATTACCTGGGATCCGATCATTGCAAAGATCACTGCTAAAAGCCTGGCAGAGAAAGTGAACAGGATCAGCCCCATGATGGCGGAAGATGCCACTGAACGTTACCTGATGTTTTTGAGAAATTTCCCGGCATTGGCCAATAGAATTCCCTTGTCCTACCTGGCCTCTTACCTGGGAATCACCCAATCATCGCTGAGTAGGATAAGAAGGAATATCCGGTAA